One Thermococcus sp. M36 genomic window, CCCGTGCTGGGGGTCTTCCTCGGACTGGCCTACAAGGGTATAGACAGGCGCTTCTCGGCGAGGCTGACTTCCAGAATAGGCCCGCCCATAAGGCAGCCCTTCTGGGACGTCGGGAAGCTGCTCCTCAAGGAGACAGTGGTTCCGGAGAACGCGATAGCGTGGATATTCAACGCGATGCCGATAGTATCATTCGCGGCCTCAATGACGCTCCTGCTCTACATACCCTTCGGAGTGCTCAAAGCACCCCTTGAGGGCTACGGCGACTTAATCGTCATCCTCTACCTGCTGACACTCCAGTCCCTCTCCATGACCATAGGCGGCTTTGCCTCGGGAAGTCCGTTCTCATCGGTGGGTGCGCAGAGGGAAATGGTGCTCATGATGAGCTATGAGATGCCGCTCGCGACGGTCATCATTGGCTTCGCGCTGGTCTATAGGAGCTTCTCGCTGACAACGATAGCCTCGACGCCGGTGTGGGGCATCGTGAGTCCGCTGGCGGCCATGGGAATACTGCTCCTCTTTATAGCCCTGCTCGTGGTGACGCCGGCGGAACTGGCGAAGCTCCCCTTCGACATAGCCGAGGCAGAAACTGAGATATGTGAGGGCATACTCGCAGAGTACAGCGGGAGGAACCTGGCACTGTTCTACCTCTCCGATGCCGTCAGGGGCTTCGCAATGATAGCCCTGGAGGTAGTGCTGTTCTTCCCGTTCACACTGACCGGCATATTCAACCTCAGCCTCACGGGGACGTCCTACTACGCCGTCGAAGCGCTGTGGTTCCTCTTCAAAGTGCTGGTGCTCTACCTGCTGGCGGTGACATTAGTCAGAACTTCATTCGCGAGGTTCAGGATAGAGCAGGCTTCCAAGATATTCTGGGTCTACGTCAACATAATCGCCCTCGTGGGAGTGGCCCTCGTGTGGATGGGGGTGTGATGCATGGTAAACAAGATGATGTTCGTCCTGCTCAAGCAGCTCGTCCACAAACCGGCGACGAACCCCTTCCCCGTCAAGCACGCCCCGGCAAACGTCACCGAACTGATAGAAAAGGTCCAAAAGGGGGAAGTCCAAATAAACCCACCGGTACCCGTTTCGGAGGGCTTCAGAGGCAAGCTTCACTACGACCCAGAGAGGTGCATAGGCTGCAGACTGTGCATCCTAGTCTGCCCGGCCAACGCCATGGAGTGGATACCCGAGCTGAAAAAGATACGGCACTACGTCAGCAGGTGCATGTTCTGCGCCCTCTGTGTTGACGTCTGCCCCGGCAAGAAGTTCCCAGGCGAGGAGAAGGCTGTGAAGGCGCTCAGCATGAGCGAGGAGTTCCTCATAGCTGACTACGACAAGTACAGCGACAACCTCATCGAGGAGCCGCCCGAGGCGAAGGAGCTCCACAAGAAAAAGCCCGAAGCCCCTGCTCAGGTGGGGGAAAAGACATAAGGCTATTTCTTTTTCAACTCTTCGTACCTTTCCCTGAGCATCTCGTAGTGCCTCCTCTCCACCTCGGCGAGCTTTGTGTAGAGCTCCCTAAGCCCCCCGTCCCTGGCCCTCTCCGCGAGCAGCTTGTAGGACTCGTGGGCTATCAACTCGCTCTCCATTGCAGCTTTAAGAACCTCCTCGAGCTGGTCCGCCCTCTCGAACTCGTCGATGACGGACAGAACCTCAAGGGGCGGTATATCAACCTTCGGCTTTCCCCCGTATCTGACCTCATAGTGGGCACCCAGTTCGGTTGAGTGTCTGAGGGAATCCTCAGCCAGCCTCTCAAAGGTCTCCACGAGCTCCCTCCCGAGACCCAGGTTTCTGGCCCTCCTGGCCAGCTCGCCATAGAACTCGGCCTCCTTCTTTTCACCCCATATCCAGTAAGCTAAAGCTTCCTCATAGCTCAGCTTTGAAAGCGCCTCGACGACCTCGTCAACGTCGTACATGGTTCATCCCGTTCTCACTAGGACGGTCCGATAAATAAGCTTTGGGCTACCTGACGACCCATATCGTCAGGAACATCGCGATGTAGGCGATTATGCTGATGACCACGTGGACTTTTATCCAGAAGTCTCTCCGCTTGGTGAGGAATATCAGTGCCCCGCTCAGCATTGAGAGGCCCATAAAAGCGAATGTAAGGTAGCCCAGCGTGTAGTGGTCGAGGCTAACCACCTGGAACACCCACCGGGAAGATGTACAGGGGAACACCGTCGGTTCCGATTATACCGGCCACCGATGCATCGTCGAAGGCCCCGACCGCGACGGTCCCCAAACCTAAAGCAGTCGCCTGGAGGTAGATGTTCTGGCCTATGTGCCCGGCCTCCATGTGCACGTACCTTATTCCGCGCTCCCCATAGTAATGGGCAGTTCTATCATAGAATACCACCAGAACTATATCAACCGCCGCCTTTCCCACCCATTCCTGGTCGAGTGCCGCCTTCTGGAGAGCGTTTCTGTAGTCCCTCTTCCTCACGAGGGCCAGGGTATGGGTGAAGGGGTCATAGAGGTAGATCCCTGGCTCAAGACCCTCGACGTTTCCTGCTACAACATAGACCTCGAAGGGATAAGTAGCTCCTGCGCTCGGGGCAGAGCGGTATTTTTTGGCCGAATATGTTATCCCCTGGGCAGCCCAGAGGAGCTGGGAGAGCCCTTCCAGGGTTAATGGCTCGTTCCGATAAGAACGGATGCTCCTCCGCTTCGCTATCGCTTCCTCGACGCTGACCTCTGAGTCCAGCCTCGGCTCCGGCAGGACTATAACCTCCCCTGAAAGGGTCTCACCCTGCCCTCTCCAGAGGAGGTAGGGCTTGAGGAGGAGAAGGAGGGATGACGCCACCACCAGCACCACAACGATGTACGAAACGTGCCTGAAGTTCATATTCATGAATTGGACATCATACTATTTTAGGCTTCACTCTATTACCTCAAAGCGGAGCAGTTCTCCCCTCCCCAGGAGCCCGATTCCTGCCCTATTCCCCAGAATCTCAACGACAACTGTGTAGTCCGGATAGCCCAGGTTCACTCTCAGGCCAAAGCGCTCCACTATGAGCGAGCCGAGGCCTGTCTCCAGCTCTCTCTGGGAGAGCCTCTTATTTCCCCTGACCTTGGCGCGGACGGCGAAGGTGCCGTCTATTTTTTTCGCTAGTTCAAGGACTGCCCTTTCAATCTCCTCCTTCTTGGCGGGAACGATGAGGTCGAGGGGAACAACCCTCTGTATTGCCTGGGTCTCGAAGTTCTTCAGCCGTTCGAGGGCTTCCTCCTTCGACAGCGGTGTCTCGGCCAGGAGAACGCCCCTCCAGTCGGTTCCCCTAACGCGGACGTTTTCAAGCGCCCACTCAAGCTCAAGTATGGCATCCCCCTCGCGCCCCTGAGGGGCGGTTACGATGAGAACCGTCATCTCTGCTCACCGATGGACAAGTTTTTATATTTCGCGTTCCTAAACTACCCGGTGAGTTAAAATGGAAAGAGGTGGCCTTAAGCTTTATCCCTACCAGTCATACGAGGTTTACGGCCTTTCTCGAAACCCCTTTGAACAGCTCGCAAGCGAAGGCATAAGGGACGTTGAGAGCATCCACGTCTACCAGGAGGTGGACATGCGCCTCCAGATGATAGTATCCGAAGTAATAGGCAACAAGAGCTCCATAGCGCTGAGCATAGTCGGCCCCCTCGGGATGGGCAAGACCCAGAGGCTCAAGACCATAGCGAAAGCCATAGAGGAAAACCGGGGCAAGGCGATATACGTAAAGGTAGACACCAACGACATCCTCAAGCTCACCAGGGACATCTTCTACGCCCTCAAACCGCCGAAGGGCAGGACGAACATCTTCCTTGAGAACCTTTCGCGAAAGCTCGGCTTCATCGACAGGCTTGAAAAGATGCTGAGCGACAGGGACGAGTACAAGAGCAGGGACATAGCCGAGCTTTTAACAGAGCAGATGGGCAGGTACCCCTACTGCGCGCTCCTCCTTGACGAGCTTGAGAACATGGGGAGCGCGAGCGAGAGGGAGAAGATACAGTTCTTCGAGATGCTAAGGCACTTCATAAGCAACATGCCGAAGGGCTGTGTGGTGGCGTTTGCCTGCGTTCCTGAAGCATATGAGGAGTACTCCAGGATATTCCCGGCGTTCTTCATGCGCCTCCACTACGAGTTCAGGCTCAGACCAATGAGCCTCGATGAGGCCTACGAGCTGGTCAAGAAGAGGCTCAACCTCGTGAGGATACGGGACACCGACGACCCGATATACCCATTCACAGAAGAGGCGGTAAAGCTCATCCACCAGCTCGGAAAGGGCAACCCGAGGCAGATTCTCCGCCTTCTCCACTACGTGCTTAGTGAAGCCGCAAAACACAAGTTCGACCCGATAGACGACTACGTGGTTACGACGATCCTTGAGGAGCCAAAGAGCCTTGAGGAATACCTCACGAGGATCCCGAAGGACTACAAGGACCTCGTCGAGGCGATAGTCTACGAGTTCAACGGCGGCCCAGTGAGCTACATCCAGGTTGCCAAAACCGTCAAGAGGCCGGGAATACAGGTCTACGACCAGCTCAACGAGCTTATACGGCTCGGCTTTCTTGTCGGCGACCCGAAGGGCAACTACAAGGTTCCGGAGTACGTGAGGAAGTTCCTTGAGGAAGGGCAGGCGGAAAGGGAAGAAGAGTGATGTCCTATGCCGAACTACGACGCCCACGTGCTCAGCGGGGTAGCCAGCTATCCGCTTGTTGTGGCGATGGCGGGCTTTCTCTCCACCAGGGGCATACCCTTCGAGCTGAGCACGATGGCGCTGGTAATAGGCTACGGGCTCTACGTCCTCGGGGCAGACCTGCCGGACATGGACCACCCGAACGCGCTCATCCACCGAGGGGCAAAGCCGATAGTGAGCGTTTTGGTGGGAGGAGCAGCATACATCAACCTTGCCAGCTCGATAAACGTCGGTGAGCAGTGGTTAAACACCGCCGTTGCCTGGGGAATCGCGGTGGCTGCGGCACTGGTAGCGTGGTACGCCTTCACCTGGATGATGCCGGGCCACAGGGGGGTTGTCCACTCCCTACTCTTTGCGGCAGTATACGGTGCTCTGGCCTTCCTGCTCGTCGAGTATGGCCTGGGGATGGGCACAGGTGAGGGATTATACGTCGGCTTCGCGGCCTTCAGCGGCTACACCCTCCACCTGATCCTCGACAGGGATATATCGCTTCTTTAACCCCCTCCATCTTTTTGTCCCCGATTAACCCACGATTGTCCCGCAATGTTTTTAAGTGTTCAACCCAAGGTTAAGAACCGGAGGTGAAGGAGATGTTCAGCCTCGGAGGATTCTCACGCGGAGGAGAGTACGAGAACAAGACCTGGGACGTTCTCATCATAGGTGCCGGACCGGCAGGGTTCACCGCAGCGATATACGCGGCGCGCTTCGGTCTGGAGACCCTCATCATAAGCAAGGATCTCGGCGGAAACATGGCTTTAACAGACCTCATAGAGAACTACCCCGGCTTCCCAGAGGGCATCAGCGGTTCGGAGCTGACCAACAAGATGCACGAGCAGGTCAAGAACCTCGGCGTTGATATAGTCTTCGATGAGGTCGAGAGGATAGACCCGACGGAGTGCGCCTACTACGAGGGCCCGTGCAAGTTCGCGGTTAAGACCAAGAACGGCAAGGAGTACAAGGCCAGGACGATAATCATAGCCGTCGGTGCTGCCCCGAGAAAGCTCCACGTGCCCGGCGAGGAGGAGTTCACCGGAAGGGGCGTTTCCTACTGCGCCACCTGCGACGGCCCGCTCTTCAAGGGCAAGAAGGTAATAGTTGTGGGCGGCGGAAACACTGCCCTCCAGGAGGCGCTCTACCTCAAGAGCATCGGCGTTGATGTGACGCTCGTCCACAGGCGCGACAAGTTCAGGGCCGACAAGATACTCCAAGACAGGTTTAAGGAGAGCGGCATTCCGACGATACTCAACACCGTCGTGACGGAGATCAGGGGCACAAACAAGGTCGAGGCCGTGAGGCTCAAAAACGTCAAAACGGGCGAGGAGACGGAGATGGAGGTCGATGGAGTCTTCATCTTTATCGGCTACGAGCCGAAGACCGACTTCGTCAAGCACCTCGGCATAACCGACGAGTACGGCTACATACCGGTGGACATGCACATGCGCACCAAGGTGAAGGGCATCTTTGCCGCGGGAGACATAACCAACGTCTTCAAGCAGATAGCGGTGGCAGTAGGCCAGGGTGCCATCGCTGCAAACTCCGCCAAGGAACTTCTGGAAGAGTGGAACTCGAAGGTCGTGGAGTGACCCTCTCCCCAACTATTTTACCCCTCCGAGCCTTCCGGAAAACTTCTCATAGCTCAGCCTGAATGCTTCAAGCACCGGCAGCTTTTCCCCCGCAAAGAAGCTCAGCATCGCGCCGCCGCCGGTTGAGACGTGGCTTATCCCGGTGATGTTGTGCTGGTATATGCTGGCTATGCTGTGGCCGCCCCCAACAACGCTGAAGGCAGGGCTCTCGCCGATGGCCCCGAACACGCCGACAGTCCCGACCGCGAAGTCTTCCCTCTCGAAGACCCCCATAGGGCCGTTGGCGACTATTATCTTCGCCCGCATGAGGACATCGCGGTACTTCTCTACCGTCCTGGAGCCTATGTCGAGTATCGGATGCTCGTCGAAGAGACTCTTCTCACCGCTCAGCAGGTCAACCTCAACGCGCTCCCCCCTGTAATCGACGGCGAAATCCACTGGCGTCCTGACGTATGGGTAGAACTCGTCCAGTATCCCCTCCGCCCGCTCGACGAGCTCAAGGAGGCCCCGCTTTGCCATGAACTCCAGGTTGGCGTCGCCGAGGTGGAAGCCCTTGGCGAGTGTGAAGACGTGGGCAACAAGTCCTCCGGTGAGGATAAGGTCGGCGCGGCCGTTCCTCAAGACGTTCTCGGCAACCCTTAGGGAGTCGTCCACCTTTGCCCCACCGAGGACGTAGACCCGGGGGCCCTCCTCCGTCCCGTACGCCCTTGTGAGCGCCTCGACCTCCCTCTCCATGAGAAAGCCCATTATCATGGGCCTGAGCCTGGCAAAGCCGACCAGAGAGGGCTGGCTCCTGTGGGCAGCGGCAAATGCGTCGTTGACGACGTAGTCTATGAGCGGTGCGAGCTTTCTCACGAAGAACGTCCTTTCGCACTCATCAATCGGCATGTACTTGACCTCCTCCGCGGCGAAGCGGAGGTTCTCAAGGATCAGCGCCTCTCCGGGCTTCAAGGTCCTGATCCTCTCACGGGCGTACTTACCAAAGATGTCCTCAACATATTCCACCTCCTGTCCAAGAAGCCGGCTCAGAACAGCCGCATGTTCCTCCGTGGTCGTGTAGTCGCCGCTGTAGGGCTTGCTCTGGTGGGTGCCTATAACGACCTTCGCCCCGTGTTCGAGGAGGTAGATCACCGTCGGAAGAACGGCCCTAAAGCGAGCGTCGCTGATTATCCTCCCGTCCCTCACCGGCGAGTTGAGGTCCGCCCTGAGAAAAACCGTCCTGCCGTGAAAGCTGAAATCGGTGAGCCTGAACATTTCACCACCGCGGGGGTGTTACCCATACCCCGTTAAAAACTTATTTTGAACACCCCAGGTGATAAGAAAGGAAAGCTAGGCCATCAGCATGTTCTCTATCATCTTTATGGCCTCTGCTATTTTGCGCTCGGGCCTCTCCTCGTTCTTGGGTATCTCAAGGTTGATCACAAGGCGCTCCTCTTTGCCCTCCTCGAAGTCGTATATCTCAAGCTCCTCTATTTCCACGTCCTCAAAGATGCTCTCAAGCTCGGGGCTCAGTATTTTCCTGTCGTTGCCGTAGACCTCGACCCTCACCATGTCCTCCGTCGTTGAGGCGACCACTATTATCTCGTAGGAGCCCACCTTTTTTGTGAACCTTATGACGCTCCCGTAGCCCTCGACTTCCTCCCTGAAGCCGAGCTGGCGCATGGTGCTCCGTATGGACTCAGTCCTGCTCTTTATCCTGTTCAGTATCCTCTCACGGAGTTTGTAGCTCTCAAGGAGGGCCTTTTTTATGCCCTCTCCTGCGGCCTCAACCGTGCCCTCCCATATACCGATCACCTTGATACCCGAGGAAGTGGGCTTGAGCTCTATCCTTATGGACTCAACGTCAAAGTCTCGCAGATCATCAATTTTAAGCTCGCCGAGCGTGAGGATTTCAAACTCCATCCTCACCAGGTTTCCGAAGGCCTTGCCTCTGAACTTCACCCTCACCACCATTGGGGGCTTGGGAAGATGGTTTAAAAACTCTTCCATGGGAAGCGCCGCGAGCGCGGCGGAGATGTTAAGATAAAAAGAGAAGGGGTCACTTCCTCCTCCTGAGGAGGAGCGGGACGAGTGCCAGGCCAACAAGGGCGGCCGGACCGCAGGTGGTTCCGGTAGTGCCCTGGGTGGCGCTTTCGGTGGTGCTCTCGGTGGCGCTCGTGGCCGTCGGGGTGGTAGTCTTGGTCGAAGTGGTTCCTCCGACGGTGTAGGTGGTCTCGGCGGTGTTGCCGTAGAAGTCGGTCGCTATGACTTTTATTGTAAAGCTGGCCGCGTCAACACCTGGAACCTCTGTGAAGTAGGTAGCCGAGACCTCCGCGGGCTTCATTGAGAACGCCGGGTACTCCGCTATAACCTTGCCGTCGCTTATTATCTGTACCTTCATGTCCTTGATTCCAACGTTGTCGCTGGCGCTGATGTATACCTTGAAGGCCTTCCCCGGCTTGGGCTTGCTGGGCGAGAGGTAGCCGACCTTGATGTCCGGCGCCTTGGTGTCGGCGCTCTTAACCACTGTTATCTGGCTGATTCCCTCAGGAACGGTGACGTTGAGGAGCATGTAGTAGGTTCCAGCGATTTCCCTCTCTCCGAGGACTGTGTAGGTTATGTTGGTTGCCTGAGGGTCAACCTTGGCCC contains:
- a CDS encoding THUMP domain-containing protein; its protein translation is MTVLIVTAPQGREGDAILELEWALENVRVRGTDWRGVLLAETPLSKEEALERLKNFETQAIQRVVPLDLIVPAKKEEIERAVLELAKKIDGTFAVRAKVRGNKRLSQRELETGLGSLIVERFGLRVNLGYPDYTVVVEILGNRAGIGLLGRGELLRFEVIE
- the trxB gene encoding thioredoxin-disulfide reductase encodes the protein MFSLGGFSRGGEYENKTWDVLIIGAGPAGFTAAIYAARFGLETLIISKDLGGNMALTDLIENYPGFPEGISGSELTNKMHEQVKNLGVDIVFDEVERIDPTECAYYEGPCKFAVKTKNGKEYKARTIIIAVGAAPRKLHVPGEEEFTGRGVSYCATCDGPLFKGKKVIVVGGGNTALQEALYLKSIGVDVTLVHRRDKFRADKILQDRFKESGIPTILNTVVTEIRGTNKVEAVRLKNVKTGEETEMEVDGVFIFIGYEPKTDFVKHLGITDEYGYIPVDMHMRTKVKGIFAAGDITNVFKQIAVAVGQGAIAANSAKELLEEWNSKVVE
- a CDS encoding AAA family ATPase, with protein sequence MERGGLKLYPYQSYEVYGLSRNPFEQLASEGIRDVESIHVYQEVDMRLQMIVSEVIGNKSSIALSIVGPLGMGKTQRLKTIAKAIEENRGKAIYVKVDTNDILKLTRDIFYALKPPKGRTNIFLENLSRKLGFIDRLEKMLSDRDEYKSRDIAELLTEQMGRYPYCALLLDELENMGSASEREKIQFFEMLRHFISNMPKGCVVAFACVPEAYEEYSRIFPAFFMRLHYEFRLRPMSLDEAYELVKKRLNLVRIRDTDDPIYPFTEEAVKLIHQLGKGNPRQILRLLHYVLSEAAKHKFDPIDDYVVTTILEEPKSLEEYLTRIPKDYKDLVEAIVYEFNGGPVSYIQVAKTVKRPGIQVYDQLNELIRLGFLVGDPKGNYKVPEYVRKFLEEGQAEREEE
- a CDS encoding ferritin family protein — encoded protein: MYDVDEVVEALSKLSYEEALAYWIWGEKKEAEFYGELARRARNLGLGRELVETFERLAEDSLRHSTELGAHYEVRYGGKPKVDIPPLEVLSVIDEFERADQLEEVLKAAMESELIAHESYKLLAERARDGGLRELYTKLAEVERRHYEMLRERYEELKKK
- a CDS encoding phosphoglycerate kinase; protein product: MFRLTDFSFHGRTVFLRADLNSPVRDGRIISDARFRAVLPTVIYLLEHGAKVVIGTHQSKPYSGDYTTTEEHAAVLSRLLGQEVEYVEDIFGKYARERIRTLKPGEALILENLRFAAEEVKYMPIDECERTFFVRKLAPLIDYVVNDAFAAAHRSQPSLVGFARLRPMIMGFLMEREVEALTRAYGTEEGPRVYVLGGAKVDDSLRVAENVLRNGRADLILTGGLVAHVFTLAKGFHLGDANLEFMAKRGLLELVERAEGILDEFYPYVRTPVDFAVDYRGERVEVDLLSGEKSLFDEHPILDIGSRTVEKYRDVLMRAKIIVANGPMGVFEREDFAVGTVGVFGAIGESPAFSVVGGGHSIASIYQHNITGISHVSTGGGAMLSFFAGEKLPVLEAFRLSYEKFSGRLGGVK
- a CDS encoding SagB/ThcOx family dehydrogenase, coding for MNFRHVSYIVVVLVVASSLLLLLKPYLLWRGQGETLSGEVIVLPEPRLDSEVSVEEAIAKRRSIRSYRNEPLTLEGLSQLLWAAQGITYSAKKYRSAPSAGATYPFEVYVVAGNVEGLEPGIYLYDPFTHTLALVRKRDYRNALQKAALDQEWVGKAAVDIVLVVFYDRTAHYYGERGIRYVHMEAGHIGQNIYLQATALGLGTVAVGAFDDASVAGIIGTDGVPLYIFPVGVPGG
- a CDS encoding 4Fe-4S dicluster domain-containing protein, whose product is MVNKMMFVLLKQLVHKPATNPFPVKHAPANVTELIEKVQKGEVQINPPVPVSEGFRGKLHYDPERCIGCRLCILVCPANAMEWIPELKKIRHYVSRCMFCALCVDVCPGKKFPGEEKAVKALSMSEEFLIADYDKYSDNLIEEPPEAKELHKKKPEAPAQVGEKT
- a CDS encoding respiratory chain complex I subunit 1 family protein, translated to MTPETLIYAFTFPVLGVFLGLAYKGIDRRFSARLTSRIGPPIRQPFWDVGKLLLKETVVPENAIAWIFNAMPIVSFAASMTLLLYIPFGVLKAPLEGYGDLIVILYLLTLQSLSMTIGGFASGSPFSSVGAQREMVLMMSYEMPLATVIIGFALVYRSFSLTTIASTPVWGIVSPLAAMGILLLFIALLVVTPAELAKLPFDIAEAETEICEGILAEYSGRNLALFYLSDAVRGFAMIALEVVLFFPFTLTGIFNLSLTGTSYYAVEALWFLFKVLVLYLLAVTLVRTSFARFRIEQASKIFWVYVNIIALVGVALVWMGV
- a CDS encoding metal-dependent hydrolase → MPNYDAHVLSGVASYPLVVAMAGFLSTRGIPFELSTMALVIGYGLYVLGADLPDMDHPNALIHRGAKPIVSVLVGGAAYINLASSINVGEQWLNTAVAWGIAVAAALVAWYAFTWMMPGHRGVVHSLLFAAVYGALAFLLVEYGLGMGTGEGLYVGFAAFSGYTLHLILDRDISLL